The genomic segment CTTATACAATAAGCTGTCAGTATACTGACAGAAAACTTTTACAAAATTTTTCAAAACTTGCAGTGTTTCTGCAAGTTTTTTTGTTATAACACTACACAATTAATTGAGTTCATTTTTTTATTCGTTATGCTTTAAACACCAACTTTTATGCATTGTGTCAAGCGCAAGTTGTATTAACGCAAAATAAGTATAACAGTATTAAATATTCTCATCTCTTACTAAAAGGAGTTAATTTTCTATGTCATTGTCAAAGAATATTGCAGCTGATTTATTAAAAATCAAGGCCGTTAGTTTGTCACCAAGTCAACCTTTTACTTGGGCTTCTGGTATTCAATCGCCAATTTATACGGACAATCGTGTTACACTTGCTTATCCAGAGGTACGGACACAGATTGAAAAAGGCTTTGCAGACTTGATCAAGTCAGAATTTCCAGAAGTTGAAGTCATTGCAGGTACGGCGACAGCTGGCATTCCGCATGGGGCAATTATTGCGGATTATTTGAAACTTCCTTTTGCTTATATTCGGAGCAAACCCAAAGACCACGGCGCAGGTCATCAAGTTGAAGGACGTGTAGCTAGGGGGCAAAAAATGGTTGTTGTTGAAGATTTAATTTCTACGGGAGGCTCAGTCTTGGAAGCAGTTGCTGCAGCTGAACGAGAAGGGGCAGATGTCCTCGGAGTAGTTGCAATTTTTACCTACGAATTGGAAAAAGCAAGTATAAAATTTGCCGAAGCTGGTGTTAAATTGGCGACACTTACCAACTACTCTGAATTGATTGAAATTGCTCAAGAAACGGGCTATGTTACTTCCCATGAACTTGCCTTGCTCAAGAAATTTAAAGAAAATCAAGAAACTTGGTTGGACGTGAGCGAATAATCGCTTTGCGGACTTATTTTTAATTTTTGTTAGAAAAGTATTAGATTAACTATAAGAGATTGATTTACCTTTGAGTAAAGAAGTAGCTGCGTAAAGTCAAACGGGATGAGATGACGCAAAAAATACTGACAGTATTTCTGTCAGTACTGACAGAAAAGAGTAAGAGGAGAAGTCATGTATTTGTTGATTAAAAACGGGCGTGTCATTGACCCAAAAACTAGACTAGATTGTGTTTGTGATGTTTTAATTCAAGATAAAAAAATTGTAAAAATCGGGAAGAGTTTGTCAGTTGAAGGGATTAAAATTGATGAGATTATTGATGCAACAGGATTGGTTGTATCGCCGGGGCTGATTGATATTCACGTTCATTTTAGAGAACCTGGACAAACGCATAAGGAAACAATTCATACAGGTGCCAAATCCGCTGCGGCTGGAGGTTTTACCACGGTTGTCATGATGGCAAATACAAAACCTGTGCTGTCAACGGCTGAAATTCTCCGTGAAACCTTAGAAATTGCTAGTCAGGAATCCATTCATATAAGAGCTGTTGCATCGATTACACAGGATTTTGATGGTCAGCAACTGACAGACTTCGACCAACTTCTGTCAGTAGGTGCTGTTGGTTTTTCTGATGACGGTATCCCTTTGACAAACGCTGGTGTATTACGGTCAGCACTGACAAAAGCTTTAGAAACTGACAGTTTAATTTCCATTCATGAAGAAGATCCAAATCTTATCGGAACTCTGGGAGTAAACGATGGTGCGGTCGCTCATCAATGCGGTTTTACGGGTGCACCTGCAGTTTCTGAATACAGTATGGTGGCGCGTGATGTCATGATTGCTTATGATACTAATGCTCGCCTTCATGTTCAACATTTATCAACAGCCGAATCTGTCGAAGTTGTTCGTTTTGCTAAAAAGTTGGGGGCGAAAGTGACTGCAGAAGTGACACCACAGCACTTCTCAATCACAGAGCAGGCGGTATTGGAGCAAGGAACAAATGCTAAGCTCAATCCACCTCTGCGTCGTAACGAGGATATTGCAAAAATCATTGAAGGTTTGCGAGACGGGACTATTGATGTCATTGCAACCGATCATGCGCCACATACCCATGAAGAAAAAGCTGTTGAGCTAGCAAAAGCGCCAAGTGGAATGATTGGTTTGGAAACTTCGTTGCAGCTTGGTTTGACTCATCTAGTAGCACCTGGTCATCTTAGCTTATCAGATTTACTTGCAAAAATGACAATCAATCCAGCGCAACTTTATCATTTTGATGCAGGTTATCTGGCAGAAAATGCTTCAGCTGACCTGACAATTTTTGATGCTCATCATGACTTCACGGTGCCAGAATACTTTGATTCTAAAGCGACAAACTCACCTTTCAGCCATCAAAAAGTTAAAGGGCAAGTAAAATTTACGATTTGCTCAGGAAAAGTTGTCTATCAACAACACTAAAGCATCAGAAACCTCTGATGTTTTTTATTATATTATGAAGTACAAAAAAATCCTCTGAAATGCTATAATAGAGTTGTTCCAAAACTTAATTAATTGATTTGTATCCCAGTAGGATAACAAACAACAGGTTGGTATATGCCAAAGTTTATCAAATAAAGGTAAAAGATTGGGATATACCAGGTGATTAAAGTAACTTATGAGCAAAGAGGAGCATAACAATATAAAATGAATTATTATGAAGAATATAGCAAAGGACACTTGGTTTTGCCGAGCGCACTCTTGACACATTTCAATAAGCTTTTTCCTTCTAGCTCTGATTTTTTGGTTTGGCTTTATTTTTTTGAAAATAGTGACGTTGCTCCAAGCGAAATTGCTTCAAAAATTGGGAGTACACCTGCGGAAATTAATCACGCGATTGACCGTTTGGCGAAATTTGGAGCTATGAAAGTAACTTTGATAGAGATTGACGGTGAAATGGAGACTTTTTTTGATGTCAGTCCAGCTTTTAAACATTTGGATGAACTCCTTAACTCAGATAGTAGTACAAATGCGAATGAAGAAATTGAAGGGACACTCAAAGAGCTAATCAGTCTATTTGAAGCTGAAATGGGGGTGATTTCTCCAGTCCAGATGGAAGAATTACGGGCATGGCTATTTGAGGATAATTATGAATTTGCTTTAATTAAACAAGCACTTCGTGAGGCAGTCTTAAATCGGAAAGTTTCGTTAAACTACATCAAGGCGATTCTGCGAAATTGGAAAAATGAGGGGATTCACTCTGTTCAAGCAGTAGAAAATCGTCAGATTGAACGTCAAGAATCTAGAAAAATGACGCCACAGAAAGATTTTTATATTCCAATGGATGGTCCTTGGAATAACTGATTACGGAATAAAAATTATGTTAAGTAAGAAAAAATATTTAGAAGCCTTAGAAATCATTGAAAATATGTTTCCAGATGCACATGGAGAGTTAGTTTGGGAAACCCCTTTTCAATTGCTTATTGCAACAATCCTATCTGCCCAAGCGACAGATAAAGGAGTGAACAAGGCTACTCCTGCACTTTTTGCAGCTTATCCAGATGCTCAAACAATGGCACAAGCGGATATTTCTGATATTGAGTCATATATCAGAACCATCGGCCTTTATAAAACAAAGGCTAAAAATATCTTAAAAACTGCTCAGATATTGACAGAAGAGTTTGGTGACTTATTACCAAATCTTCCAAAAGATAAAAAAATTCTGCAAACTTTGCCTGGTGTCGGGCGTAAGACTGCTAATGTTGTCCTCGCAGAAGCTTATGGTGTACCTGGGATTGCAGTTGATACTCATGTTGAGCGCGTATCTAAAAGATTAGATATTGTTCCCCAAAAAGCGACAGTAGTAGAAGTTGAAGAAAAGTTAATGAAGTTTATCCCAGAGGAGAAGTGGGTTCAAGCACATCATCATCTTATATTTTTTGGTCGTTATCACTGCACAGCTAAAAAACCGAAGTGTTCAGAATGTCCAGTGTTAGAGTATTGTAAGTTTGGAAAGAAGTATTTAGAGAATGAATGAAATTAGATTATCACAGCGACTTCAATCAGTCGCTGATTTTGTGTCAAAAGGGGCAAGAGTTGCAGATATTGGTTCTGACCATGCCTATCTACCGGCTTATTTGGTACAAGAGGGAACGATTGATTTTGCAGTCGCTGGAGAAGTTGTTGAGGGTCCGTTTAATATCGCCAAGAATCACATTAATGATATAAATTTACATAATAAAATAGATGTAAGATTAGCAAATGGACTTGCTGCAATAGAAAAAGATGACCAAATTGATAATATTGTCATCGCAGGGATGGGGGGGATTTTAATTTCTGAAATTTTGGGTGCTGACATAAAAAAGTTAAAACAAGTAAAACGATTGATTTTACAACCTAATAATCATGAAGATACCTTACGCCAATGGCTTGATAATCAGGGATTTAAGATAGTTGATGAAAAAATTCTGCTAGAAGCGGGTAAATTTTATGAAATTATTGTAGCAGAGTCTACTGATTGTTTTACTGAAAATTCTGTCAGTACTGACGGAAGACTGTCAGTGAAGGAATTGATTTTTGGTCCTAAATTACTACTTGAGAAATCAGACATTTTTTGTAAAAAATGGGAAAAAGAACGAGATACTTTAAATAAAATACTGAAAAGATTGCCTGAAGAACAAGTTATAAAACGTGTTGAACTCCAAGAACAAAAACAAAAAATTGAGGAGATACTCAAATGAAATTAGCAGATTTTATAGCAAAATATGAGTTGTTTTGTCCAAAAGAACTTGCAGTAGAGGGTGATCCTGTAGGATTACAAGTGGGTAATCCTGATAAAGAGGTTAAAAAAGTTCTTGTGACACTAGATATTAGAGAGCAAACGGTTCAAGAGGCGATTGATTTAGGAGTCGATGTAATTTTTGCGAAGCATCCGTTGATTTTTAGAGCTTTGGAAGCTTTGACTACGCTTGATGAGCAGCAGAAACTTGTTTTAGATTTGGTAAGTTCAGGGATTGCAGTCTATACAAGTCACACTAATATTGATGTCGTTAAAGGTGGATTGAACGATTATTTTTGTGAACTTTTAGGGATGACAGATATTGAAGTTCTAGATGATGATGAAGGTGTTGGACGCATTGGGAATCTTCCGCTGACAACTCTGTCAGCACTGACAGAAAAAGTGAAAACGGTCTTCAATCTTGAACGGCTGAGGATAGTAACTTATCATCATGATATGCTGGAAAAAATTACTCGACTTGCGCTATGTGGTGGCTCTGGCGGTAAATTTTGGCCAATTGCAAAAGAAAAGGGAGCTGATGTGTATTTAACAGGGGATATTTATTATCATGCAGGTCATGATATGCTTTCTAGAGGACTTCTAGGTATTGATCCCGGTCATTATATTGAAAAAGCTTTTATTCCATTAGTTGCGGAAAAAATGCGTAGTTTTGAGACAGATGTTGAAATAATTGAAAGTAAAGTGAATACCAATCCCTTTTATGATATATAAGATATAAAAAAAGACCGTAAGGTCTTTTTTAATAAGTAACACTTGTTTTACCACGAAAATCAACAATCAGAAGATTGGGACTAAGTAGTTCTGCAGGGCTTTTAAGTTCAATAAGATTATAAGAAGTGTTGATACTCGTTGTCATATTATCGTGAAAGAAGTAAGAACCATATCCTTTATAGTAGATAGGACCAAACTCTGAATCAATATGTGCATCAAATTCTTTAGGGACATTTCCTTTTTCAACGGCAACAATCCGATAGCGTGAAATACCACCGGCACAAGCATCAACTTCCGTATTTTTTTCACTCAGAGTATGGTCGAAATCAAAAACAAGTTCAACATCTCCGAGTGCTCTGATTTTATCAGCTGTCTTTTCATCAAATGTAATTTTCATTTTACACCTCCAAATTTATATGTATCAGATTATCCTGTATATCCCTATTGTAAAATTTTTTGAGAGAAAGGTCATGCTTTTGGTTTACAAATGTTTACGATTAGTTATAATCTTTAAGCACCCATTCATTGATAGCGTGAGCTACCCCAGATTCTGCATTTGACTTAGTGATATGTTTTGCAATTTTTTTGAGTTCAGCTTTACCATTTTCCATGACTACTGGATGTCCAGCAACTTCAAGCATAGAACGGTCATTTTCTTCATCACCAATTGCCATAATTTCATCCAAATCAAGATAAAGTTTCTCAGCTAAATGCTTTACAGCAGAGCCTTTACTTGCTTTTTTATTCATAAATTCAAGGTAATAAGGCGTCGACTTTACCATGTTGTATCGTTCAAAAAATTCAAATGGGAGGTAGGCGATACCATCATCCAGAGCTTCGGGTTCATCAACCATCATAACTTTTGCAATTTCTAGTGCCGCGATTTCTTCTGGTTGACGGAAATAAAGAGGCATATTAACCATTTGAGCTTCATGAACAGTGTATTTTCCGAGGTCTCTATTAGGTGTATAAATTCCCTTTCGGGTGATGGCATGAATTGGTAATCCAATTTTTCTAGCAGCAGCATCAAGGTCAAGCCAATCCTCAGCAGCCAATGTTTCTTTGATAAACTCCTCACCAGTTGCTCTTTGAACTAGAGCGCCATTATATGTGATAACATAGTCACTTTGTTCAGTCAAGCCTAAAGTTTTGAGAATATCAGTAACACCAGGTAGAGGACGTCCAGTTGTAATAACAATTTTGACACCGACTTCTTTTGCTTTAGCGACAGCTAATTTCACTTCATCAGTAATTTGCCGATTAGGATTGAGGAGAGTTCCGTCAAGGTCAATTGCTACAAGTTTAATCATAAATTTATCTCTTTCTATATTTTACATAATTTTAATGATGTATTTTTAATCTAAAATAGTACTGATGACACCATTAGTGCTAACAAAAGTATCGTTTTTGATATGTTTTGTGAATTCGGGATTTTCCAACATGACTTTTGGGAAGTAGAAGCGACTATTACCATGGATTGTTCCAGTTAAACTTTGAATTAATGGAGAAAGCATGGAAAGTTCCGTTAATTCTCCATCCTTTTGCAAAATCTCAATTTGGGTGCGAGGTTTGCTTGAACTTGGACGATAAAAATCATAAGGTAAATCATAATTACTATGGATACCCGTATAGTAAGCTGGATCAAAACCTGCTTCATTGACAAGTTGACTTAGAACATCAAGCTCATTTTCTTTAATAGAATTGCGATCGAATTTGATAGATTTAAGTAGATGACGATTGATATAAGCTGTTGCTAAATCTGATAAAATCTTATCTTCGTGCTCCATCCAAGTTTGAAAATAAGTATTCATCACGCCATCATCAAGACGAAGATAGTTTTTCAGGTTATGATTTTTTTCAAAGAAAGGAACAAGGCAAGGACTACTTGTTGCAAAATAATCGGGACATTGCGCATACAAAAATTTTGCTCGTGCTAACATTTTTTGGAGTAGAACTTCCATTGAGCGCGAAGCAGCGTGAAAATAAACTTGCATATACATTTGATAGCGACTGACAATGTAGTCCTCCACAGCGTGCATTCCAGAATACTTAAAGGCAATACCATTTTCGGTAGGTACCATAACTCGTAGAATTCGGGTTAAGTCAAATTGTCCATAAACCGCACCAGTATAATAAGCATCGCGTAGAAGATAGTCCATCCGGTCAGCATCAATCTGACTGGAAATAAGCTGAACAACTTGAGGATTAGCATACTCGTGAGAGAT from the Lactococcus allomyrinae genome contains:
- the pyrE gene encoding orotate phosphoribosyltransferase, which encodes MSLSKNIAADLLKIKAVSLSPSQPFTWASGIQSPIYTDNRVTLAYPEVRTQIEKGFADLIKSEFPEVEVIAGTATAGIPHGAIIADYLKLPFAYIRSKPKDHGAGHQVEGRVARGQKMVVVEDLISTGGSVLEAVAAAEREGADVLGVVAIFTYELEKASIKFAEAGVKLATLTNYSELIEIAQETGYVTSHELALLKKFKENQETWLDVSE
- a CDS encoding dihydroorotase, coding for MYLLIKNGRVIDPKTRLDCVCDVLIQDKKIVKIGKSLSVEGIKIDEIIDATGLVVSPGLIDIHVHFREPGQTHKETIHTGAKSAAAGGFTTVVMMANTKPVLSTAEILRETLEIASQESIHIRAVASITQDFDGQQLTDFDQLLSVGAVGFSDDGIPLTNAGVLRSALTKALETDSLISIHEEDPNLIGTLGVNDGAVAHQCGFTGAPAVSEYSMVARDVMIAYDTNARLHVQHLSTAESVEVVRFAKKLGAKVTAEVTPQHFSITEQAVLEQGTNAKLNPPLRRNEDIAKIIEGLRDGTIDVIATDHAPHTHEEKAVELAKAPSGMIGLETSLQLGLTHLVAPGHLSLSDLLAKMTINPAQLYHFDAGYLAENASADLTIFDAHHDFTVPEYFDSKATNSPFSHQKVKGQVKFTICSGKVVYQQH
- a CDS encoding DnaD domain-containing protein, whose product is MNYYEEYSKGHLVLPSALLTHFNKLFPSSSDFLVWLYFFENSDVAPSEIASKIGSTPAEINHAIDRLAKFGAMKVTLIEIDGEMETFFDVSPAFKHLDELLNSDSSTNANEEIEGTLKELISLFEAEMGVISPVQMEELRAWLFEDNYEFALIKQALREAVLNRKVSLNYIKAILRNWKNEGIHSVQAVENRQIERQESRKMTPQKDFYIPMDGPWNN
- the nth gene encoding endonuclease III; its protein translation is MLSKKKYLEALEIIENMFPDAHGELVWETPFQLLIATILSAQATDKGVNKATPALFAAYPDAQTMAQADISDIESYIRTIGLYKTKAKNILKTAQILTEEFGDLLPNLPKDKKILQTLPGVGRKTANVVLAEAYGVPGIAVDTHVERVSKRLDIVPQKATVVEVEEKLMKFIPEEKWVQAHHHLIFFGRYHCTAKKPKCSECPVLEYCKFGKKYLENE
- a CDS encoding tRNA (adenine(22)-N(1))-methyltransferase, producing the protein MNEIRLSQRLQSVADFVSKGARVADIGSDHAYLPAYLVQEGTIDFAVAGEVVEGPFNIAKNHINDINLHNKIDVRLANGLAAIEKDDQIDNIVIAGMGGILISEILGADIKKLKQVKRLILQPNNHEDTLRQWLDNQGFKIVDEKILLEAGKFYEIIVAESTDCFTENSVSTDGRLSVKELIFGPKLLLEKSDIFCKKWEKERDTLNKILKRLPEEQVIKRVELQEQKQKIEEILK
- a CDS encoding Nif3-like dinuclear metal center hexameric protein, with the translated sequence MKLADFIAKYELFCPKELAVEGDPVGLQVGNPDKEVKKVLVTLDIREQTVQEAIDLGVDVIFAKHPLIFRALEALTTLDEQQKLVLDLVSSGIAVYTSHTNIDVVKGGLNDYFCELLGMTDIEVLDDDEGVGRIGNLPLTTLSALTEKVKTVFNLERLRIVTYHHDMLEKITRLALCGGSGGKFWPIAKEKGADVYLTGDIYYHAGHDMLSRGLLGIDPGHYIEKAFIPLVAEKMRSFETDVEIIESKVNTNPFYDI
- a CDS encoding iron-sulfur cluster biosynthesis family protein, producing the protein MKITFDEKTADKIRALGDVELVFDFDHTLSEKNTEVDACAGGISRYRIVAVEKGNVPKEFDAHIDSEFGPIYYKGYGSYFFHDNMTTSINTSYNLIELKSPAELLSPNLLIVDFRGKTSVTY
- the yidA gene encoding sugar-phosphatase; protein product: MIKLVAIDLDGTLLNPNRQITDEVKLAVAKAKEVGVKIVITTGRPLPGVTDILKTLGLTEQSDYVITYNGALVQRATGEEFIKETLAAEDWLDLDAAARKIGLPIHAITRKGIYTPNRDLGKYTVHEAQMVNMPLYFRQPEEIAALEIAKVMMVDEPEALDDGIAYLPFEFFERYNMVKSTPYYLEFMNKKASKGSAVKHLAEKLYLDLDEIMAIGDEENDRSMLEVAGHPVVMENGKAELKKIAKHITKSNAESGVAHAINEWVLKDYN
- a CDS encoding HD domain-containing protein encodes the protein MEKVFRDPVHNYINVNSPIISALIDTAEFQRLRRIKQLGTSSFTFHGAEHTRFSHCLGVYHIAKKITDYFSMNFPLEWNPDENLLTQCAALLHDVGHGAYSHTFEGLFGTDHEAVTREIITSEETEVNAILRQVSPDFPEKVASVISHEYANPQVVQLISSQIDADRMDYLLRDAYYTGAVYGQFDLTRILRVMVPTENGIAFKYSGMHAVEDYIVSRYQMYMQVYFHAASRSMEVLLQKMLARAKFLYAQCPDYFATSSPCLVPFFEKNHNLKNYLRLDDGVMNTYFQTWMEHEDKILSDLATAYINRHLLKSIKFDRNSIKENELDVLSQLVNEAGFDPAYYTGIHSNYDLPYDFYRPSSSKPRTQIEILQKDGELTELSMLSPLIQSLTGTIHGNSRFYFPKVMLENPEFTKHIKNDTFVSTNGVISTILD